Proteins encoded together in one Pseudomonas arsenicoxydans window:
- the tcyN gene encoding L-cystine ABC transporter ATP-binding protein TcyN: MIVVEKLTKQFKGQVVLNGIDLQVKEGEVVAIIGPSGSGKTTFLRCLNFLEEPTSGRIKVGDIEIDGSRPLNQQQSLVRRLRQHVGFVFQNFNLFPHRTALENVIEGPIIVKKIPHAEAVALGRKLLARVGLAGKEDAYPRRLSGGQQQRVAIARALAMEPEVILFDEPTSALDPELVGEVLSTIRSLAEEKRTMVIVTHEMGFARDVANRVVFFDKGVIVEQGEAKALFANPKEERTKQFLSKFLNNAHS; this comes from the coding sequence ATGATTGTCGTGGAAAAACTGACAAAGCAGTTCAAGGGTCAAGTCGTGCTTAACGGCATCGATTTGCAGGTGAAGGAAGGCGAGGTGGTGGCAATCATCGGCCCTAGCGGCTCGGGCAAAACCACTTTCCTGCGCTGCCTGAATTTTCTGGAAGAACCCACGAGCGGCCGGATCAAGGTCGGTGACATCGAGATCGATGGCAGCCGTCCACTGAACCAGCAGCAGAGCCTGGTGCGACGCTTGCGTCAGCATGTGGGCTTCGTGTTTCAGAACTTCAACTTGTTTCCGCATCGCACCGCCCTGGAAAACGTCATCGAAGGCCCGATCATCGTGAAGAAGATCCCGCACGCCGAAGCCGTTGCCCTGGGTAGAAAGCTCTTGGCCCGGGTGGGTCTGGCAGGCAAGGAAGACGCTTACCCGCGACGCCTTTCCGGTGGCCAGCAACAGCGTGTGGCGATTGCCCGCGCACTGGCGATGGAACCGGAAGTGATTCTGTTCGACGAGCCCACTTCTGCGCTCGATCCCGAGCTGGTAGGGGAAGTACTGTCGACCATTCGCAGTCTGGCGGAAGAAAAACGCACCATGGTCATTGTCACCCACGAAATGGGCTTTGCCCGGGACGTGGCGAACCGTGTGGTGTTTTTCGACAAAGGTGTGATCGTCGAGCAAGGCGAAGCCAAGGCGCTGTTTGCCAATCCGAAAGAAGAGCGCACGAAGCAGTTCCTCAGCAAGTTCCTGAATAACGCGCACTCTTGA
- the tcyL gene encoding cystine ABC transporter permease, producing MEEAFQLALDSAPFLLKGAYYTVILSLGGMFFGLLMGFGLALMRLSRFKLVSWIARIYVSFFRGTPLLVQLFVIYYGLPQLGIELDPLPAALIGFSLNMAAYACEILRAAISSIERGQWEAAASIGMTRAQTLRRAILPQAMRTALPPLGNSFISLVKDTALAATIQVPELFRQAQLITARTFEIFTMYLAAALIYWVLATVLSHLQNTLEARVNRHDQES from the coding sequence ATGGAAGAAGCTTTCCAACTTGCTCTGGACTCCGCGCCCTTCTTGCTGAAGGGCGCGTACTACACGGTCATCTTGAGCCTTGGCGGCATGTTTTTCGGCCTGCTGATGGGGTTTGGCCTGGCATTGATGCGCCTGTCGCGCTTCAAACTGGTGAGCTGGATCGCCCGCATCTACGTGTCGTTCTTTCGCGGCACGCCGTTGCTGGTGCAGCTGTTCGTGATCTATTACGGCTTGCCGCAATTGGGCATCGAACTTGATCCGCTGCCAGCGGCCCTGATCGGCTTCTCGCTGAACATGGCCGCCTATGCCTGTGAAATCCTGCGTGCCGCGATCAGCTCCATCGAACGTGGCCAGTGGGAAGCTGCCGCGAGTATCGGCATGACCCGTGCGCAGACCCTGCGTCGGGCTATCCTGCCGCAAGCGATGCGCACTGCCTTGCCGCCGTTGGGCAACAGCTTTATTTCGCTGGTCAAGGACACCGCGCTGGCCGCCACGATCCAGGTGCCGGAACTGTTCCGTCAGGCGCAGCTGATTACCGCGCGCACCTTTGAAATTTTCACCATGTATCTTGCCGCCGCGCTGATCTACTGGGTTCTGGCCACGGTGCTCTCGCACCTGCAGAACACGCTGGAAGCGCGGGTCAATCGGCACGACCAGGAGTCCTGA
- a CDS encoding SfnB family sulfur acquisition oxidoreductase: protein MSSLADAIVQSDLDIAPLLLPAQVLRNDAQAIKAAHELAQIARLQAAKRDRQRKLPWSEIEQFTRSGLGSISIPREYGGPQVSFVTLAEVFAIISAADPALGQIPQNQFGILNLVLGSATEAQKKQLFKSVLEGWRIGNAGPERGTKNTLELKARITADGDGFVINGQKFYSTGALFAHWVAVKALNDDGKQVLAFVRRGTPGLRIVDDWSGFGQRTTASGTILLNNVRVDAELVVDNWKINDQPNIQGAVSQLIQAAIDAGIARGAIDDAIEFVKTRARPWIDANVERASDDLYVIADIGKLKIELHAAEALLRKAGQVLDQVNAAPLTAESAARASIAVAEAKVLTTEISLLASEKLFELAGSRATLAEFNLDRHWRNARVHTLHDPVRWKYHAIGTYHLNGTLPARHSWI, encoded by the coding sequence ATGTCCAGTCTGGCAGATGCAATCGTTCAGAGTGATCTGGACATCGCCCCGTTGTTGTTGCCAGCGCAGGTTTTGCGCAACGACGCACAAGCCATCAAGGCCGCCCATGAGCTGGCGCAAATCGCCCGCCTGCAAGCCGCCAAACGTGACCGCCAGCGCAAGTTGCCGTGGTCGGAAATCGAACAGTTCACCCGCAGCGGATTAGGCAGCATTTCCATCCCGCGCGAATACGGCGGCCCGCAGGTTTCATTCGTCACCCTGGCGGAAGTCTTCGCGATCATTTCCGCGGCCGACCCGGCGCTGGGACAGATCCCGCAGAACCAGTTCGGCATTCTCAACCTGGTGCTCGGCAGCGCCACCGAGGCGCAGAAAAAACAGCTGTTCAAAAGCGTGCTCGAAGGCTGGCGCATCGGCAATGCCGGGCCGGAACGGGGCACCAAAAACACCCTGGAACTCAAGGCACGTATCACCGCCGATGGTGACGGCTTCGTCATCAACGGCCAGAAGTTTTACTCCACTGGAGCCCTGTTCGCCCACTGGGTGGCGGTCAAGGCGCTGAACGACGACGGCAAGCAAGTGCTGGCCTTCGTCCGTCGCGGCACGCCGGGATTGCGCATCGTGGATGATTGGTCGGGCTTCGGTCAGCGCACCACCGCCAGCGGCACGATTCTGCTCAACAACGTGCGCGTCGATGCCGAGCTGGTGGTGGATAACTGGAAGATCAATGATCAGCCAAACATCCAAGGCGCCGTGTCACAACTGATTCAAGCCGCCATCGACGCCGGCATCGCTCGTGGCGCCATCGACGACGCCATCGAATTCGTAAAAACCCGCGCCCGGCCCTGGATCGACGCCAATGTCGAACGGGCCAGCGACGATCTGTATGTGATCGCTGATATCGGCAAACTGAAAATCGAACTGCACGCCGCCGAAGCGCTGCTGCGCAAGGCCGGGCAAGTGCTCGATCAGGTCAACGCCGCGCCACTCACTGCCGAGTCCGCCGCCCGTGCCTCGATCGCAGTGGCCGAAGCCAAAGTGCTGACTACCGAGATCTCGCTGCTGGCCAGCGAAAAGCTCTTCGAACTGGCCGGCAGCCGCGCGACCCTCGCCGAATTCAACCTCGATCGCCACTGGCGCAATGCCCGCGTGCACACCCTGCACGACCCGGTGCGCTGGAAGTATCACGCGATCGGCACCTATCACTTGAACGGCACTTTGCCTGCTCGCCATTCCTGGATTTAA